A genomic segment from Dermatobacter hominis encodes:
- a CDS encoding site-specific integrase, translating into MASIVKRQTSKGDTHYLVRYRDPSGKVRNKTFRRAEDARRFASTTEADMVRGAWVDPNAGRVLFRDYAARWVAERTTSRGRKLAPRTVELYRSQLAKHIEPTFGDVDLSKITVAAVRSWHSQLVGRGHPTAAAKCYRLLRAILATAVEDDLILKNPCTIKGAGVERSGERPVATADQVWDLADEIDDHLRAFILVGAFAGLRFSEAAGLQRRHVDLLHRTITVEHQLERVSKATAEHLGMDTVGFGPPKSDAGYRTLAIPAPLVPELERHLGIYAAPGPDGLVFVGPLGAPLSRGNFTHQWKPARIAAGLPAGFRYHDLRHTHMTAAAESGASTKELMRRLGQSSPAAALRYQHATDRRDVEIADAVGATLRRRSDDRRAGQGA; encoded by the coding sequence ATGGCTTCGATCGTCAAGCGTCAGACCTCGAAGGGCGACACCCACTACCTCGTCCGTTACCGGGACCCGTCCGGCAAGGTCCGCAACAAGACCTTCCGACGAGCCGAGGACGCGCGTCGCTTCGCGTCGACGACCGAGGCCGACATGGTGCGCGGCGCGTGGGTCGACCCGAACGCCGGCCGGGTCCTGTTCCGCGACTACGCCGCCCGGTGGGTGGCCGAGCGGACAACCAGCCGAGGCCGGAAGCTCGCGCCGCGCACGGTCGAGCTCTACCGCTCCCAGCTCGCCAAGCACATCGAGCCGACCTTCGGCGACGTCGACCTGTCGAAGATCACCGTCGCTGCGGTGCGGTCGTGGCACTCGCAGCTCGTCGGCCGAGGCCACCCGACCGCCGCCGCGAAGTGCTACCGACTCCTCCGGGCCATCCTGGCGACCGCCGTCGAGGACGACCTGATCCTCAAGAACCCGTGCACGATCAAGGGCGCAGGCGTGGAGCGGTCAGGGGAGCGCCCGGTGGCCACCGCCGACCAGGTGTGGGACCTCGCCGACGAGATCGACGACCACCTCCGGGCCTTCATTCTCGTCGGAGCCTTCGCCGGACTCCGGTTTAGCGAGGCCGCTGGTCTGCAACGTCGACACGTCGACCTCTTGCACCGAACGATCACCGTCGAGCACCAGCTCGAGCGGGTCAGCAAGGCCACCGCAGAGCACCTCGGCATGGACACCGTCGGGTTCGGCCCGCCGAAGTCCGACGCCGGCTACCGCACGCTCGCCATCCCGGCGCCACTGGTGCCCGAGCTCGAGCGACACCTCGGCATCTACGCCGCGCCGGGGCCCGACGGGCTCGTGTTCGTGGGTCCGCTCGGGGCGCCGCTCTCGCGTGGCAACTTCACTCACCAGTGGAAGCCGGCCAGGATCGCCGCTGGCCTCCCGGCAGGCTTCCGCTACCACGACTTGCGCCACACCCACATGACGGCGGCAGCCGAGTCCGGAGCGTCCACCAAGGAGCTCATGCGCCGTCTCGGTCAGTCCTCGCCGGCGGCGGCGCTGCGCTATCAGCACGCGACGGACCGGCGTGACGTCGAGATCGCCGACGCAGTGGGGGCGACCCTCCGTCGACGCTCGGACGATCGTCGAGCGGGTCAAGGCGCGTAA
- a CDS encoding alpha/beta fold hydrolase has protein sequence MATITTTSDDRRLHDAVLGETRFGPFDLRWYESGPSDEPGILLLHGLYAGASGYEWRKLVPELARTHRVRVPDLLGAGGSDRPAIDYTPDVVRRAVEALIDDAGDRVHVVASSLVGAYALQVVADRARRGAGVPLTLVTPTGLGRRQPRPPAPVAELLRRTPVGDVLVHGLTSAPSVRWFQRNRTYDDPEVLTEEEVVVTRRKGRLPGAKHLQLAFVTGELALDIDAADVGLVAPRVVWGTGQDFVDDDERHLWRAAGATVVELASGLPQVEQPERLAEILRERE, from the coding sequence ATGGCGACGATCACGACGACCTCGGACGACCGCCGACTGCACGACGCCGTGCTGGGAGAGACGAGGTTCGGCCCGTTCGACCTCCGCTGGTACGAGAGCGGCCCCTCCGACGAGCCGGGCATCCTGCTGCTCCACGGCCTCTACGCCGGCGCGTCGGGCTACGAGTGGCGGAAGCTCGTCCCCGAGCTGGCCCGCACCCACCGCGTGCGGGTCCCCGACCTGCTCGGGGCGGGCGGGAGCGACCGCCCGGCCATCGACTACACCCCCGACGTCGTCCGGCGAGCGGTCGAGGCGCTCATCGACGACGCCGGCGACCGGGTGCACGTGGTCGCCAGCTCGTTGGTCGGCGCGTACGCGCTCCAGGTGGTCGCCGACCGCGCCCGCCGCGGCGCCGGGGTGCCGCTGACCCTGGTGACGCCGACCGGGCTCGGTCGCCGCCAGCCCCGCCCGCCCGCGCCGGTGGCCGAGCTGCTGCGCCGCACGCCGGTGGGCGACGTGCTCGTCCACGGCCTCACGTCGGCGCCGTCGGTGCGCTGGTTCCAGCGCAACCGCACCTACGACGACCCCGAGGTGCTCACCGAGGAGGAGGTCGTCGTGACCCGCCGCAAGGGTCGGCTGCCGGGCGCGAAGCACCTGCAGCTGGCGTTCGTGACGGGCGAGCTGGCGCTCGACATCGACGCCGCTGACGTCGGCCTGGTCGCGCCGCGTGTCGTGTGGGGCACCGGCCAGGACTTCGTCGACGACGACGAGCGCCACCTCTGGCGAGCAGCCGGCGCGACGGTCGTCGAGCTCGCCTCCGGACTGCCGCAGGTGGAGCAACCTGAACGGCTCGCGGAGATCCTGCGAGAACGGGAGTAG
- a CDS encoding STAS domain-containing protein yields the protein MSVRAADGDGGTLVVTGDLDAYTVGELESEMQRLGVDADVRIDLSGVTFMDSSGIRAVVRLDNALREQGHELVLVAPSAPVLRLFELTSLVDRFRIDPAAP from the coding sequence TTGTCGGTCAGAGCTGCGGACGGTGACGGCGGGACGCTGGTGGTGACCGGCGACCTCGACGCGTACACGGTCGGCGAGCTGGAGTCGGAGATGCAGCGGCTCGGCGTCGATGCGGACGTCCGGATCGACCTGTCGGGCGTCACGTTCATGGACTCCAGCGGCATCAGGGCCGTGGTCCGACTGGACAACGCCCTGCGGGAGCAGGGCCACGAGCTGGTCCTGGTCGCCCCGTCGGCGCCGGTCCTCCGCCTGTTCGAGCTCACCTCGCTCGTGGACCGCTTCCGGATCGACCCCGCCGCTCCCTGA
- a CDS encoding STAS domain-containing protein, protein MTDGFAVEVVDDVIRISGDLDAQTSSRLDEVITSQLERGCQEVVLDLTDLEFVDSSGLRSMVLARGPEGAGRVVLRSPSTSVVRLLDITGLTEVFVIEP, encoded by the coding sequence ATGACTGACGGGTTCGCGGTGGAGGTCGTCGACGACGTGATCCGCATCAGCGGTGACCTCGACGCACAGACCTCGAGCAGGCTGGACGAGGTGATCACCTCGCAGCTCGAGCGCGGGTGCCAGGAGGTCGTGCTCGACCTGACCGACCTCGAGTTCGTCGACTCCAGCGGACTGCGGTCGATGGTGCTGGCCCGTGGCCCCGAGGGCGCCGGCCGGGTCGTGCTGCGCTCGCCGTCCACCTCCGTCGTCCGCCTGCTCGACATCACCGGGCTCACCGAGGTGTTCGTCATCGAGCCGTGA
- a CDS encoding CPBP family intramembrane glutamic endopeptidase translates to MAERAGPDAADGGAAAPGRIAPHDHGGPAWWDPLSRRPDHANPETGPVLGVIGILVGSNVLANEVLPSWAYIPWNIGVAGALVWFAKRYGHIRDDELGLSRAHLVDGLRWGGLASAAVIGVCAAGALIPATRELFHDDRAKELTLAGLLLHVGVEIPFGTVLAEETMFRGVLPAMFRRRFAHRRNWAVKADVAAALLFGLWHVLPSLDLADSNAALKGLPLGLGTPVAIAGSVVATAAAGLGFTWLRNRSGSLLAPVLLHWSINGSGLVTAWIVQH, encoded by the coding sequence GTGGCTGAGCGGGCGGGACCGGACGCCGCCGACGGGGGCGCCGCCGCGCCCGGACGGATCGCACCCCACGACCACGGCGGTCCGGCGTGGTGGGATCCGCTGTCACGGCGGCCCGACCACGCCAACCCCGAGACCGGCCCGGTCCTCGGCGTCATCGGGATCCTCGTCGGCTCCAACGTCCTCGCCAACGAGGTCCTGCCGTCGTGGGCCTACATCCCCTGGAACATCGGCGTCGCCGGTGCGCTGGTCTGGTTCGCGAAGCGCTACGGCCACATCCGCGACGACGAGCTCGGCCTCTCGCGCGCCCACCTGGTCGACGGTCTGCGCTGGGGCGGCCTCGCGTCGGCCGCGGTCATCGGCGTCTGCGCGGCCGGCGCCCTGATCCCCGCCACCAGGGAGCTCTTCCACGACGACCGGGCCAAGGAGCTCACGCTCGCCGGCCTGCTGCTGCACGTCGGCGTCGAGATCCCCTTCGGCACGGTGCTCGCCGAGGAGACGATGTTCCGCGGCGTGCTGCCCGCCATGTTCCGGCGCCGGTTCGCGCACCGGCGGAACTGGGCCGTCAAGGCCGACGTGGCCGCCGCGCTGCTGTTCGGGCTGTGGCACGTGCTGCCGTCGCTCGACCTCGCCGACAGCAACGCCGCGCTGAAGGGGTTGCCGCTCGGGCTGGGCACCCCGGTCGCGATCGCCGGGAGCGTGGTGGCCACGGCCGCTGCGGGACTGGGCTTCACCTGGCTGCGGAACCGCTCCGGCAGCCTGCTGGCACCCGTGCTGCTCCACTGGTCGATCAACGGCAGCGGCCTGGTGACCGCCTGGATCGTCCAGCACTGA